In a genomic window of Gloeocapsopsis dulcis:
- a CDS encoding DUF6679 family protein codes for MLHRKIYQLCGDGREVCIFLRDQQRWIERARIIDIEGDLVTLRYETEEEDEVCSWEEMVRLESIGAVTQKLASVPRGNVEPLVSEDCPEAERIRRYTDSNPDSTG; via the coding sequence ATGCTACACCGCAAGATTTATCAATTGTGTGGCGACGGGCGTGAAGTATGTATTTTCTTGCGGGACCAGCAACGCTGGATAGAGCGCGCCCGCATCATCGATATCGAAGGGGATTTAGTTACCCTACGTTATGAAACAGAAGAAGAAGACGAGGTTTGTTCCTGGGAAGAAATGGTTCGTCTAGAAAGCATTGGTGCTGTAACTCAAAAACTAGCTTCAGTACCACGCGGTAACGTTGAGCCATTAGTTTCTGAAGACTGTCCAGAAGCAGAGCGCATTCGTCGTTATACTGACTCTAATCCCGACTCAACTGGCTAG
- a CDS encoding Nif3-like dinuclear metal center hexameric protein: MKIAELIAWFEAWANPAWQESWDNCGWQIEPGVLEESARVLVCLTPTLAVMQEAIALHTAGTPVNLIFAHHPLIFKPVKSLQTGDAIAEMTRLAFRHQIGVYTAHTNFDQVADGTADVLAQVLELKHTTPIVETQPGLGYGRVGVLEPTLTLQELLTKISSHLHPPELIFSPEANREQTIERLAVLGGSGASFISDVVKTGAKAYLTSDCKFHQFQESRDRGLILIDAGHYATERPACAHLVAKLQDLRLEWVQLSQKDEDFRQFYGKY; this comes from the coding sequence ATGAAAATTGCGGAACTAATCGCTTGGTTTGAAGCATGGGCAAATCCGGCTTGGCAAGAAAGCTGGGATAATTGTGGTTGGCAAATTGAACCTGGCGTTTTAGAAGAGTCAGCACGAGTTCTTGTATGCTTGACACCAACTCTCGCAGTGATGCAAGAAGCGATCGCACTTCATACTGCAGGAACTCCTGTCAACTTAATTTTTGCACACCATCCTTTAATATTTAAGCCAGTAAAATCCTTACAAACCGGAGATGCGATTGCTGAAATGACACGATTGGCATTTCGCCACCAAATCGGCGTCTATACTGCACACACAAATTTTGACCAAGTCGCTGATGGTACGGCTGATGTGCTAGCGCAGGTGTTAGAACTCAAGCACACCACTCCCATTGTAGAAACCCAACCAGGATTAGGATATGGTCGGGTAGGAGTTCTAGAGCCTACTTTAACTTTACAAGAACTTCTTACCAAAATCTCCTCACACTTACACCCACCTGAGCTGATTTTCTCTCCGGAAGCAAATCGAGAGCAAACGATTGAACGGCTTGCAGTATTAGGTGGTTCAGGGGCGAGTTTTATCTCTGATGTTGTTAAAACTGGTGCAAAAGCTTATTTGACATCGGATTGTAAATTTCATCAATTCCAGGAAAGTCGCGATCGCGGTTTAATTCTCATTGACGCCGGACATTATGCTACTGAACGCCCTGCTTGCGCTCATTTAGTAGCAAAATTGCAAGATTTAAGGCTGGAGTGGGTACAATTAAGTCAAAAAGATGAGGACTTTCGGCAATTTTACGGTAAATATTAA
- a CDS encoding glycosyl transferase — protein MSFPIIYVAVTSHGFGHAARTASVVATIKKLCPETLLILVTTTPRWFLESYIQHDFIYRPRSFDVGVVQSDSLTMDKAATLEKMQHIRSQQNAIIAGEVNFIKQNRVGLILADVPHLAGVIGKTAGVPCWTISNFGWDFIYRNWGSEFQEIADWISDCYSQCDRLLRLPFHEPMSAFKHITDFGLPGGSPSHPADALRSQWNITSPRERTVLLTFGGLGLQQIPYDNVQRFPDWQFITFARNAPDLPNLLKVTDPQYRPVDFMQLCSKVVSKPGFSTFAEAIRQQVPIVTLTRDDFAEAALLIEGIRDYAHHQIINPAEFFHSDWEFLQQVPLTPRKSQAIALDGNEAIAHAVLEYFQ, from the coding sequence ATGTCATTCCCTATCATCTACGTAGCCGTTACTAGTCACGGATTTGGTCATGCAGCGCGGACTGCATCGGTTGTCGCGACGATCAAGAAACTCTGTCCAGAAACGTTGTTAATTTTGGTAACAACGACACCACGCTGGTTTCTCGAATCGTATATCCAGCATGATTTTATCTATCGTCCGCGATCGTTTGATGTCGGTGTCGTGCAAAGCGATAGTCTCACGATGGACAAAGCCGCTACACTCGAAAAAATGCAGCACATTCGCAGTCAACAAAACGCGATCATTGCAGGGGAAGTTAATTTTATCAAGCAAAATCGTGTCGGGTTAATCTTAGCGGATGTTCCACATTTAGCTGGAGTGATTGGTAAAACTGCAGGTGTTCCTTGTTGGACTATCAGTAATTTTGGTTGGGACTTTATTTATCGTAACTGGGGAAGTGAATTTCAGGAAATTGCCGATTGGATTTCCGATTGCTACAGTCAATGCGATCGCCTACTCCGCTTACCGTTCCACGAACCCATGAGTGCGTTTAAACATATTACAGATTTTGGGCTACCTGGCGGTTCTCCAAGTCACCCAGCCGATGCGCTACGATCTCAATGGAATATCACATCACCAAGAGAACGCACTGTTTTATTAACTTTCGGTGGCTTGGGCTTGCAGCAAATTCCTTACGACAATGTGCAGCGATTTCCCGATTGGCAATTTATCACATTTGCTCGTAATGCCCCAGATTTACCCAACTTACTCAAAGTCACCGATCCGCAATATCGTCCGGTTGATTTCATGCAGCTTTGTAGTAAAGTCGTTTCTAAACCTGGTTTTAGTACCTTCGCTGAAGCTATTCGACAACAGGTGCCCATTGTCACATTGACACGTGATGATTTCGCGGAAGCAGCTTTGTTGATTGAAGGCATTAGAGATTATGCTCACCATCAAATTATTAACCCAGCAGAATTTTTCCATAGCGATTGGGAATTTCTGCAACAAGTACCTTTGACACCAAGAAAATCTCAAGCGATCGCCCTCGATGGTAATGAAGCGATCGCCCATGCTGTTTTAGAGTATTTCCAATAA
- a CDS encoding secondary thiamine-phosphate synthase enzyme YjbQ, translating into MMHYQKILRIPTQGKSLNNVTSKIESIVAESGVETGICHLFLRHTSASLVIQENADPDVLKDLENFLAKLVPEDAYYIHSAEGPDDMPAHIRTVLTHTSEQIPIARGELLLGTWQGVYIWEHRRRSHTRELVVHITGM; encoded by the coding sequence ATGATGCATTACCAAAAAATCTTAAGAATTCCAACGCAAGGCAAGTCTCTTAATAATGTCACTAGCAAAATTGAATCAATTGTGGCTGAATCAGGTGTAGAAACAGGAATTTGCCATCTTTTTTTACGTCATACTTCTGCTAGCCTTGTGATTCAAGAAAATGCCGATCCTGACGTACTAAAAGATTTAGAAAACTTCTTAGCGAAACTCGTTCCTGAAGATGCTTACTATATCCATAGTGCTGAAGGACCTGATGATATGCCAGCACATATTCGTACTGTCCTTACGCATACCTCAGAACAAATTCCGATTGCTAGAGGTGAGTTACTGTTAGGTACTTGGCAAGGAGTATACATTTGGGAACATCGACGGCGTAGTCATACTAGAGAACTTGTTGTTCACATTACTGGAATGTAA
- a CDS encoding MBL fold metallo-hydrolase, translating to MSDRIPTATPPAGETSSELECFPYSVHHADEGVCLLVRMGPYRILLDCGIEDISILKKGKRSLPADLVLCSHAHPDHAQGLFALHQAFPSLPIYASEATTQLLPLNWLGTNQIPQFCQALPWRSPVEFQDGLSAELFPAGHLPGAAAILLTYTTPQRTYSLLYTGDFFLSNSRLVEGMPLDELRRLKPDVLIIEGSYGTARHPHRRTQENQLAERINRAITQGHCVLMPTPTLGIGQEILMLLRSHHSFTGRDLDIWVDGMVAAGCDAYLKMLPQLPAPVQNFARHQPLFWDERVRPRMRKITHQQRPDIGKLPCIIITDESADLERYCQPQTGPWLILLPEKPGRLLPHPQSLPELVPQPSPLVPPTIVETYLLAQHSDGPGITQLIHNLRPQHVIFVHGSPAYLADLTGLDELQNRYHLHSPANGTIVDLPVGDTFIQPAAPETNYEGELNELGTVITITLPEAIIADPRWRVFADTGLVEARWQGEELVIRGLSQRELLNQTSDRLIASEVSCCATCKFQRGQRCLNQASPLFGFKVTPEGYCPVYERNSNEE from the coding sequence ATGAGTGATCGTATACCCACAGCCACCCCTCCTGCTGGAGAAACAAGTTCCGAACTAGAGTGTTTCCCATACAGCGTTCACCACGCTGACGAAGGCGTGTGTTTACTAGTACGGATGGGACCCTATCGAATTCTACTAGACTGTGGCATTGAAGACATTTCTATTCTCAAAAAAGGGAAGCGATCGCTACCAGCCGATTTAGTTCTGTGTAGTCATGCGCATCCAGATCACGCCCAAGGCTTATTCGCACTACATCAAGCTTTTCCTTCGTTACCCATCTACGCCAGCGAAGCAACAACGCAATTACTGCCCCTCAACTGGTTAGGGACAAATCAAATTCCGCAGTTTTGTCAAGCATTACCGTGGCGATCGCCTGTAGAGTTTCAAGATGGTTTGAGTGCGGAGTTGTTTCCTGCAGGGCATTTACCAGGTGCAGCCGCAATTTTATTGACTTACACCACACCACAGCGGACGTATTCGTTACTCTACACAGGTGATTTTTTCTTATCGAATTCGCGCTTGGTTGAAGGAATGCCACTAGATGAATTGCGCAGGTTAAAGCCAGATGTGTTAATTATCGAAGGTAGTTATGGAACAGCACGACACCCGCATCGACGGACTCAAGAAAATCAACTTGCTGAACGCATTAATCGCGCGATCACTCAAGGACATTGCGTTTTAATGCCAACCCCAACGCTGGGAATTGGACAAGAAATTCTCATGCTACTGCGGAGTCATCACAGTTTTACCGGTCGGGATTTAGATATTTGGGTTGATGGGATGGTTGCTGCTGGCTGTGATGCTTACCTAAAAATGCTACCTCAACTACCTGCGCCAGTTCAAAACTTTGCTCGTCATCAACCATTGTTCTGGGATGAACGCGTACGTCCCCGAATGCGCAAAATAACACATCAACAGCGCCCTGATATCGGCAAGTTGCCCTGCATCATTATTACTGATGAAAGCGCAGATTTAGAGCGATATTGCCAACCTCAAACGGGTCCTTGGCTAATTCTTCTCCCAGAAAAACCAGGGCGTTTACTTCCCCATCCCCAGTCATTACCAGAATTAGTACCTCAACCCTCCCCGTTAGTACCACCAACTATCGTAGAAACATATTTACTCGCACAGCACAGCGATGGTCCTGGAATTACGCAACTGATTCACAACCTACGACCACAACACGTCATCTTTGTTCATGGTTCGCCTGCATATCTCGCAGATCTTACTGGTTTAGATGAACTCCAAAATCGCTACCATTTGCATTCTCCGGCAAATGGCACAATTGTAGATTTACCAGTGGGTGACACCTTTATCCAACCAGCAGCACCAGAAACTAATTATGAAGGTGAACTGAATGAGTTGGGCACGGTAATTACAATTACACTCCCTGAAGCAATTATTGCTGATCCTCGTTGGCGTGTTTTTGCGGATACAGGATTAGTGGAAGCCCGTTGGCAAGGAGAAGAATTAGTTATCCGAGGTTTATCACAGCGTGAGTTGCTGAATCAAACAAGCGATCGCTTAATCGCTAGCGAGGTAAGTTGCTGTGCCACCTGCAAATTTCAGCGCGGACAGCGATGTTTAAATCAAGCCTCTCCTCTATTCGGGTTTAAGGTGACACCAGAAGGTTATTGTCCCGTTTATGAACGCAATAGTAATGAGGAATAG
- a CDS encoding DNA-3-methyladenine glycosylase, which translates to MNSTTLNQIVEPSWLERPSPEVAPDLLGCTLVRKFPDGQVLRGLIVETEAYAVGDPAFHAYRRRTQRNAVLFEPAGRSYVYLIYGIYHCFNVVTDADGIPSAVLIRALQLESLPTESSPKPYRTAAGPGKLCLALQINRDLNALLLQPSEPLWLEHRSLDFQQQLDCQATTFVQTTRIGITQGVDLPWRWYIKNCPAVSRT; encoded by the coding sequence GTGAATTCAACTACACTCAATCAGATTGTAGAACCTTCTTGGTTAGAGCGTCCATCTCCTGAAGTTGCACCAGACTTACTCGGCTGTACGCTTGTCCGCAAATTTCCTGATGGACAAGTTTTGCGTGGCTTAATTGTTGAAACCGAAGCTTATGCAGTCGGCGATCCGGCGTTTCATGCTTACCGACGACGCACTCAACGTAATGCGGTACTCTTTGAACCTGCTGGGAGAAGTTATGTTTATCTCATCTACGGAATCTATCACTGTTTCAACGTTGTCACCGATGCAGATGGTATTCCGAGTGCAGTTTTGATTCGTGCTTTACAACTAGAGTCTTTACCAACCGAGTCATCACCGAAACCTTACCGAACTGCGGCTGGACCTGGCAAGTTGTGTCTAGCTTTACAGATTAATCGCGACTTAAATGCTTTACTTCTCCAACCTAGCGAACCATTGTGGTTAGAACATCGTTCTTTAGACTTTCAACAACAGCTTGATTGTCAAGCTACCACTTTTGTGCAAACTACCCGTATTGGGATTACTCAAGGAGTCGATTTACCGTGGCGCTGGTACATCAAAAATTGTCCTGCGGTTTCTCGAACTTGA
- a CDS encoding PspA/IM30 family protein, with amino-acid sequence MSLYDHTGIELDVNVRLEGLYSSLIQALTDQKIALQKYNQAEIEVNKWQRRVKLAEQKGDQRLAHLALEQKKIATATANKLKIKLDKQTIYVDNLKHKLKVWESRVVANKMHSNSSSAIEAFDRIEEKVLMLEAQAKVVR; translated from the coding sequence ATGAGTTTGTATGACCATACAGGTATAGAGCTAGATGTAAATGTGCGCCTAGAGGGATTGTATTCTTCTTTAATTCAGGCACTCACCGATCAAAAGATCGCACTGCAAAAGTACAATCAAGCAGAAATTGAAGTTAACAAGTGGCAACGCCGAGTTAAATTAGCCGAACAAAAAGGCGATCAAAGATTGGCTCATCTTGCGTTGGAGCAAAAAAAGATTGCTACTGCGACTGCCAATAAACTTAAAATTAAGCTAGACAAACAAACAATTTATGTTGATAACCTTAAGCACAAATTGAAGGTATGGGAAAGTAGAGTTGTTGCCAATAAAATGCACAGCAACAGTAGCAGTGCGATAGAAGCCTTTGATCGGATAGAAGAAAAAGTTTTAATGCTAGAAGCACAAGCTAAAGTGGTTAGATAA
- a CDS encoding aminotransferase class V-fold PLP-dependent enzyme, translating to MTSLSATQTGQHRQRFPALANKAYFNYGGQGPMPQAAIDAVNQAQEYIQTHGPFSTKVNAWIVEEVNQTRHAIASELNAPSEAITITEDVTMGCNIALWGIDWQAGDHILLTDCEHPGVIATTQEISRRFNVEVSFCPIMATLNSSDPAEVIAQNLKPNTRLVVLSHILWNTGQVLPLDKIVQCREYNSRIQILVDAAQSVGLLPLNLTELQADFYAFTGHKWWCGPMGVGGLYVRPEARESLQPTFIGWRSITMDSQGKPVSWQPDGRRYEVATSAFGQYCGLRAAIATHQQWGTATQRYEQILQLSHYLWQRLNELSDIVCLRTTPPQSSLVSFQLKQQEPGSHRQLVQYLESQNMMTRTLLDPDCVRACVHYFTTTSEIDQLIAGIESYCGM from the coding sequence ATGACAAGCCTTTCTGCTACTCAAACTGGACAACACCGACAACGATTTCCTGCATTAGCAAATAAAGCTTATTTTAACTACGGCGGTCAAGGGCCAATGCCCCAAGCAGCGATTGATGCCGTTAATCAAGCACAAGAATACATTCAAACTCATGGTCCCTTTTCGACAAAGGTGAATGCTTGGATTGTTGAGGAAGTAAATCAAACACGACACGCGATCGCCTCAGAACTCAACGCTCCTTCTGAAGCAATTACAATTACTGAGGACGTGACGATGGGCTGTAACATTGCCTTATGGGGTATCGATTGGCAAGCTGGCGATCATATTTTACTCACAGACTGCGAACATCCTGGCGTCATTGCAACAACGCAAGAAATCTCTCGACGCTTCAATGTCGAAGTTTCCTTTTGTCCGATTATGGCAACTCTTAACAGCAGCGATCCGGCTGAAGTTATTGCGCAAAACCTCAAACCAAATACGCGACTCGTCGTTTTAAGTCACATTCTCTGGAATACAGGTCAAGTTTTACCCTTAGACAAAATTGTGCAATGCCGAGAGTACAACAGTAGGATACAGATTTTAGTTGATGCTGCGCAGTCAGTTGGTTTATTACCATTGAATTTAACTGAATTACAAGCAGACTTTTATGCTTTCACAGGGCATAAGTGGTGGTGTGGTCCCATGGGAGTTGGTGGATTGTATGTCCGTCCAGAAGCAAGGGAATCACTGCAACCAACATTTATCGGCTGGCGTAGTATCACGATGGATAGTCAAGGTAAACCTGTCAGTTGGCAGCCAGATGGACGACGTTACGAAGTCGCAACTTCGGCTTTTGGTCAGTATTGCGGATTAAGAGCAGCGATCGCAACACATCAACAGTGGGGAACTGCAACGCAACGCTACGAGCAAATTCTGCAACTGAGTCACTATCTTTGGCAACGGTTAAACGAACTATCTGATATTGTCTGCTTACGCACCACTCCGCCTCAATCTAGCCTTGTCTCTTTTCAGTTAAAACAACAAGAACCAGGTAGCCATCGCCAGTTAGTACAGTACTTAGAATCACAAAATATGATGACGCGCACACTCCTCGATCCTGACTGTGTTCGTGCTTGTGTCCACTATTTCACCACAACAAGTGAGATCGATCAACTCATTGCCGGAATCGAAAGTTATTGTGGAATGTGA